One segment of Anser cygnoides isolate HZ-2024a breed goose chromosome 5, Taihu_goose_T2T_genome, whole genome shotgun sequence DNA contains the following:
- the UEVLD gene encoding ubiquitin-conjugating enzyme E2 variant 3 isoform X1 yields MAFAAEALRKQLGRYKFRDLTIEELKTVNKTYPNFTFSMNTYTFKDGSQKDLLNFSGTVPVKYGNSYNIPICLWILDSHPFAPPICFLKPTANMGISVGKHVDAHGRIYLPYLQNWSHPKSTIVGLIKEMIAKFEEELPLYSLSSSDAARQSELLSYIAKITEDFLTLVYIHACSSSKGETDTKSKSKTGGDKNEGRFNKITVVGAGDLGIACVLAVAAKGVADKVVLLDLSEGAAKGGTMDLEIFALPNVEISKDFSASADSKVVVLTVNSLGDAQTYLDVIQSNVDLFRGIIPAVSRYSQNSVLLVASHPVEVMTYVSWKLSAFPKSRVIGVGGNLDTERFQYILANLLQAQALGKDAWIVGEQGEDKVLSWTSCNSHANQTETMAAHNSKEKVANRAMEILKGKGQRSWSVGLSVADLTDSILKDKRKVHSVSTLAKGCCNINSEVFLSLPCILGTSGVIEVVKLEEDPLVQEKLQSSAGSIHDLQQQLKLISTETSLCRRRPALLLSTRTSNLLWIHMFLTTAHLES; encoded by the exons CTTCAAGGATGGATCCCAGAAAGACCTCCTGAATTTCAGTGGTACTGTTCCAGTGAAATATG GTAATTCCTATAACATACCTATTTGTCTGTGGATTTTGGATTCTCATCCCTTTGCTCCCCCCATTTGCTTCTTGAAGCCGACTGCGAACATGGGCATTTCAGTGGGAAAGCATGTTGATGCTCATGGCAGGATTTATTTGCCCTACCTGCAAAACTGGAGCCAT CCTAAATCAACTATTGTTGGATTAATCAAGGAAATGATTGCAAAATTTGAGGAAGAGCTCCCACTGTATTCATTGTCATCTTCTGACGCAGCCAGGCAATCAGAACTTCTCTCCTACATTGCAAAGATTACTGAAG ATTTTCTGACCCTGGTATATATTCATGCCTGTAGCAGTAGCAAAG GAGAAACTGACACGAAATCAAAGAGTAAAACTGGTGGAGACAAAAATGAAGGGCGTTTCAACAAAATCACTGTGGTTGGAGCTGGAGATCTTGGCATTGCCTGTGTGCTAGCGGTTGCAGCAAAG GGTGTTGCAGACAAGGTGGTTCTTCTGGATCTTTCTGAAGGTGCAGCAAAAGGTGGAACCATGGACTTGGAGATCTTTGCTCTGCCAAATGTGGAGATCAGCAAAG atttttctgcttcagctgaTTCGAAAGTTGTGGTGCTCACGGTTAACTCTCTGGGTGATGCTCAGACTTACCTTGATGTCATACAGAGCAATGTGGACTTGTTCAGGGGAATTATCCCAGCAGTATCACGCTACAGTCAGAACTCTGTTCTGCTTGTTGCTTCCCATCCAG TTGAAGTAATGACGTATGTGTCATGGAAGCTCAGTGCATTTCCCAAAAGTAGAGTTATTGGAGTAGGTGGCAATCTGGATACCGAGAGATTTCAGTATATACTCGCAAACCTTTTGCAAGCACAGGCACTGGGAAAAGATGCTTGGATTGTTGGTGAACAAGGGGAAGACAAAG TACTCTCATGGACCAGTTGTAACTCACATGCAAATCAAACTGAAACAATGGCTGCTCataattcaaaggaaaaagtgGCTAACAG AGCTATGGAAATCCTAAAGGGAAAAGGTCAGAGATCTTGGTCTGTTGGGCTCTCGGTTGCTGATTTGACTGACAGTATactgaaagataaaagaaagGTTCATTCTGTATCCACCCTGGCAAAG GGATGTTGCAATATAAACagtgaagtatttttaagtCTTCCATGTATTCTTGGAACCAGTGGAGTGATTGAAGTGGTCAAACTAGAAGAAGATCCATTAGTGCAAGAGaaactgcagagcagtgcaggaTCAATTCATgaccttcagcagcagctcaaaCT taTAAGTACAGAGACCTCACTGTGCAGGAGACGACCAGCGTTATTACTCAGTACAAGGACCTCAAACCTGTTATGGATTCATATG TTTTTAACGACGGCTCATCTAGAGAGCTGA
- the UEVLD gene encoding ubiquitin-conjugating enzyme E2 variant 3 isoform X2 encodes MAFAAEALRKQLGRYKFRDLTIEELKTVNKTYPNFTFSMNTYTFKDGSQKDLLNFSGTVPVKYGNSYNIPICLWILDSHPFAPPICFLKPTANMGISVGKHVDAHGRIYLPYLQNWSHPKSTIVGLIKEMIAKFEEELPLYSLSSSDAARQSELLSYIAKITEGETDTKSKSKTGGDKNEGRFNKITVVGAGDLGIACVLAVAAKGVADKVVLLDLSEGAAKGGTMDLEIFALPNVEISKDFSASADSKVVVLTVNSLGDAQTYLDVIQSNVDLFRGIIPAVSRYSQNSVLLVASHPVEVMTYVSWKLSAFPKSRVIGVGGNLDTERFQYILANLLQAQALGKDAWIVGEQGEDKVLSWTSCNSHANQTETMAAHNSKEKVANRAMEILKGKGQRSWSVGLSVADLTDSILKDKRKVHSVSTLAKGCCNINSEVFLSLPCILGTSGVIEVVKLEEDPLVQEKLQSSAGSIHDLQQQLKLISTETSLCRRRPALLLSTRTSNLLWIHMFLTTAHLES; translated from the exons CTTCAAGGATGGATCCCAGAAAGACCTCCTGAATTTCAGTGGTACTGTTCCAGTGAAATATG GTAATTCCTATAACATACCTATTTGTCTGTGGATTTTGGATTCTCATCCCTTTGCTCCCCCCATTTGCTTCTTGAAGCCGACTGCGAACATGGGCATTTCAGTGGGAAAGCATGTTGATGCTCATGGCAGGATTTATTTGCCCTACCTGCAAAACTGGAGCCAT CCTAAATCAACTATTGTTGGATTAATCAAGGAAATGATTGCAAAATTTGAGGAAGAGCTCCCACTGTATTCATTGTCATCTTCTGACGCAGCCAGGCAATCAGAACTTCTCTCCTACATTGCAAAGATTACTGAAG GAGAAACTGACACGAAATCAAAGAGTAAAACTGGTGGAGACAAAAATGAAGGGCGTTTCAACAAAATCACTGTGGTTGGAGCTGGAGATCTTGGCATTGCCTGTGTGCTAGCGGTTGCAGCAAAG GGTGTTGCAGACAAGGTGGTTCTTCTGGATCTTTCTGAAGGTGCAGCAAAAGGTGGAACCATGGACTTGGAGATCTTTGCTCTGCCAAATGTGGAGATCAGCAAAG atttttctgcttcagctgaTTCGAAAGTTGTGGTGCTCACGGTTAACTCTCTGGGTGATGCTCAGACTTACCTTGATGTCATACAGAGCAATGTGGACTTGTTCAGGGGAATTATCCCAGCAGTATCACGCTACAGTCAGAACTCTGTTCTGCTTGTTGCTTCCCATCCAG TTGAAGTAATGACGTATGTGTCATGGAAGCTCAGTGCATTTCCCAAAAGTAGAGTTATTGGAGTAGGTGGCAATCTGGATACCGAGAGATTTCAGTATATACTCGCAAACCTTTTGCAAGCACAGGCACTGGGAAAAGATGCTTGGATTGTTGGTGAACAAGGGGAAGACAAAG TACTCTCATGGACCAGTTGTAACTCACATGCAAATCAAACTGAAACAATGGCTGCTCataattcaaaggaaaaagtgGCTAACAG AGCTATGGAAATCCTAAAGGGAAAAGGTCAGAGATCTTGGTCTGTTGGGCTCTCGGTTGCTGATTTGACTGACAGTATactgaaagataaaagaaagGTTCATTCTGTATCCACCCTGGCAAAG GGATGTTGCAATATAAACagtgaagtatttttaagtCTTCCATGTATTCTTGGAACCAGTGGAGTGATTGAAGTGGTCAAACTAGAAGAAGATCCATTAGTGCAAGAGaaactgcagagcagtgcaggaTCAATTCATgaccttcagcagcagctcaaaCT taTAAGTACAGAGACCTCACTGTGCAGGAGACGACCAGCGTTATTACTCAGTACAAGGACCTCAAACCTGTTATGGATTCATATG TTTTTAACGACGGCTCATCTAGAGAGCTGA
- the UEVLD gene encoding ubiquitin-conjugating enzyme E2 variant 3 isoform X3 translates to MAFAAEALRKQLGRYKFRDLTIEELKTVNKTYPNFTFSMNTYTFKDGSQKDLLNFSGTVPVKYGNSYNIPICLWILDSHPFAPPICFLKPTANMGISVGKHVDAHGRIYLPYLQNWSHPKSTIVGLIKEMIAKFEEELPLYSLSSSDAARQSELLSYIAKITEDFLTLVYIHACSSSKGETDTKSKSKTGGDKNEGRFNKITVVGAGDLGIACVLAVAAKGVADKVVLLDLSEGAAKGGTMDLEIFALPNVEISKDFSASADSKVVVLTVNSLGDAQTYLDVIQSNVDLFRGIIPAVSRYSQNSVLLVASHPVEVMTYVSWKLSAFPKSRVIGVGGNLDTERFQYILANLLQAQALGKDAWIVGEQGEDKVLSWTSCNSHANQTETMAAHNSKEKVANRAMEILKGKGQRSWSVGLSVADLTDSILKDKRKVHSVSTLAKGCCNINSEVFLSLPCILGTSGVIEVVKLEEDPLVQEKLQSSAGSIHDLQQQLKL, encoded by the exons CTTCAAGGATGGATCCCAGAAAGACCTCCTGAATTTCAGTGGTACTGTTCCAGTGAAATATG GTAATTCCTATAACATACCTATTTGTCTGTGGATTTTGGATTCTCATCCCTTTGCTCCCCCCATTTGCTTCTTGAAGCCGACTGCGAACATGGGCATTTCAGTGGGAAAGCATGTTGATGCTCATGGCAGGATTTATTTGCCCTACCTGCAAAACTGGAGCCAT CCTAAATCAACTATTGTTGGATTAATCAAGGAAATGATTGCAAAATTTGAGGAAGAGCTCCCACTGTATTCATTGTCATCTTCTGACGCAGCCAGGCAATCAGAACTTCTCTCCTACATTGCAAAGATTACTGAAG ATTTTCTGACCCTGGTATATATTCATGCCTGTAGCAGTAGCAAAG GAGAAACTGACACGAAATCAAAGAGTAAAACTGGTGGAGACAAAAATGAAGGGCGTTTCAACAAAATCACTGTGGTTGGAGCTGGAGATCTTGGCATTGCCTGTGTGCTAGCGGTTGCAGCAAAG GGTGTTGCAGACAAGGTGGTTCTTCTGGATCTTTCTGAAGGTGCAGCAAAAGGTGGAACCATGGACTTGGAGATCTTTGCTCTGCCAAATGTGGAGATCAGCAAAG atttttctgcttcagctgaTTCGAAAGTTGTGGTGCTCACGGTTAACTCTCTGGGTGATGCTCAGACTTACCTTGATGTCATACAGAGCAATGTGGACTTGTTCAGGGGAATTATCCCAGCAGTATCACGCTACAGTCAGAACTCTGTTCTGCTTGTTGCTTCCCATCCAG TTGAAGTAATGACGTATGTGTCATGGAAGCTCAGTGCATTTCCCAAAAGTAGAGTTATTGGAGTAGGTGGCAATCTGGATACCGAGAGATTTCAGTATATACTCGCAAACCTTTTGCAAGCACAGGCACTGGGAAAAGATGCTTGGATTGTTGGTGAACAAGGGGAAGACAAAG TACTCTCATGGACCAGTTGTAACTCACATGCAAATCAAACTGAAACAATGGCTGCTCataattcaaaggaaaaagtgGCTAACAG AGCTATGGAAATCCTAAAGGGAAAAGGTCAGAGATCTTGGTCTGTTGGGCTCTCGGTTGCTGATTTGACTGACAGTATactgaaagataaaagaaagGTTCATTCTGTATCCACCCTGGCAAAG GGATGTTGCAATATAAACagtgaagtatttttaagtCTTCCATGTATTCTTGGAACCAGTGGAGTGATTGAAGTGGTCAAACTAGAAGAAGATCCATTAGTGCAAGAGaaactgcagagcagtgcaggaTCAATTCATgaccttcagcagcagctcaaaCTGTAA
- the UEVLD gene encoding ubiquitin-conjugating enzyme E2 variant 3 isoform X5, with translation MAFAAEALRKQLGRYKFRDLTIEELKTVNKTYPNFTFSMNTYTFKDGSQKDLLNFSGTVPVKYGNSYNIPICLWILDSHPFAPPICFLKPTANMGISVGKHVDAHGRIYLPYLQNWSHPKSTIVGLIKEMIAKFEEELPLYSLSSSDAARQSELLSYIAKITEDFLTLVYIHACSSSKGETDTKSKSKTGGDKNEGRFNKITVVGAGDLGIACVLAVAAKGVADKVVLLDLSEGAAKGGTMDLEIFALPNVEISKVEVMTYVSWKLSAFPKSRVIGVGGNLDTERFQYILANLLQAQALGKDAWIVGEQGEDKVLSWTSCNSHANQTETMAAHNSKEKVANRAMEILKGKGQRSWSVGLSVADLTDSILKDKRKVHSVSTLAKGCCNINSEVFLSLPCILGTSGVIEVVKLEEDPLVQEKLQSSAGSIHDLQQQLKLISTETSLCRRRPALLLSTRTSNLLWIHMFLTTAHLES, from the exons CTTCAAGGATGGATCCCAGAAAGACCTCCTGAATTTCAGTGGTACTGTTCCAGTGAAATATG GTAATTCCTATAACATACCTATTTGTCTGTGGATTTTGGATTCTCATCCCTTTGCTCCCCCCATTTGCTTCTTGAAGCCGACTGCGAACATGGGCATTTCAGTGGGAAAGCATGTTGATGCTCATGGCAGGATTTATTTGCCCTACCTGCAAAACTGGAGCCAT CCTAAATCAACTATTGTTGGATTAATCAAGGAAATGATTGCAAAATTTGAGGAAGAGCTCCCACTGTATTCATTGTCATCTTCTGACGCAGCCAGGCAATCAGAACTTCTCTCCTACATTGCAAAGATTACTGAAG ATTTTCTGACCCTGGTATATATTCATGCCTGTAGCAGTAGCAAAG GAGAAACTGACACGAAATCAAAGAGTAAAACTGGTGGAGACAAAAATGAAGGGCGTTTCAACAAAATCACTGTGGTTGGAGCTGGAGATCTTGGCATTGCCTGTGTGCTAGCGGTTGCAGCAAAG GGTGTTGCAGACAAGGTGGTTCTTCTGGATCTTTCTGAAGGTGCAGCAAAAGGTGGAACCATGGACTTGGAGATCTTTGCTCTGCCAAATGTGGAGATCAGCAAAG TTGAAGTAATGACGTATGTGTCATGGAAGCTCAGTGCATTTCCCAAAAGTAGAGTTATTGGAGTAGGTGGCAATCTGGATACCGAGAGATTTCAGTATATACTCGCAAACCTTTTGCAAGCACAGGCACTGGGAAAAGATGCTTGGATTGTTGGTGAACAAGGGGAAGACAAAG TACTCTCATGGACCAGTTGTAACTCACATGCAAATCAAACTGAAACAATGGCTGCTCataattcaaaggaaaaagtgGCTAACAG AGCTATGGAAATCCTAAAGGGAAAAGGTCAGAGATCTTGGTCTGTTGGGCTCTCGGTTGCTGATTTGACTGACAGTATactgaaagataaaagaaagGTTCATTCTGTATCCACCCTGGCAAAG GGATGTTGCAATATAAACagtgaagtatttttaagtCTTCCATGTATTCTTGGAACCAGTGGAGTGATTGAAGTGGTCAAACTAGAAGAAGATCCATTAGTGCAAGAGaaactgcagagcagtgcaggaTCAATTCATgaccttcagcagcagctcaaaCT taTAAGTACAGAGACCTCACTGTGCAGGAGACGACCAGCGTTATTACTCAGTACAAGGACCTCAAACCTGTTATGGATTCATATG TTTTTAACGACGGCTCATCTAGAGAGCTGA
- the UEVLD gene encoding ubiquitin-conjugating enzyme E2 variant 3 isoform X4 → MNTYTFKDGSQKDLLNFSGTVPVKYGNSYNIPICLWILDSHPFAPPICFLKPTANMGISVGKHVDAHGRIYLPYLQNWSHPKSTIVGLIKEMIAKFEEELPLYSLSSSDAARQSELLSYIAKITEDFLTLVYIHACSSSKGETDTKSKSKTGGDKNEGRFNKITVVGAGDLGIACVLAVAAKGVADKVVLLDLSEGAAKGGTMDLEIFALPNVEISKDFSASADSKVVVLTVNSLGDAQTYLDVIQSNVDLFRGIIPAVSRYSQNSVLLVASHPVEVMTYVSWKLSAFPKSRVIGVGGNLDTERFQYILANLLQAQALGKDAWIVGEQGEDKVLSWTSCNSHANQTETMAAHNSKEKVANRAMEILKGKGQRSWSVGLSVADLTDSILKDKRKVHSVSTLAKGCCNINSEVFLSLPCILGTSGVIEVVKLEEDPLVQEKLQSSAGSIHDLQQQLKLISTETSLCRRRPALLLSTRTSNLLWIHMFLTTAHLES, encoded by the exons CTTCAAGGATGGATCCCAGAAAGACCTCCTGAATTTCAGTGGTACTGTTCCAGTGAAATATG GTAATTCCTATAACATACCTATTTGTCTGTGGATTTTGGATTCTCATCCCTTTGCTCCCCCCATTTGCTTCTTGAAGCCGACTGCGAACATGGGCATTTCAGTGGGAAAGCATGTTGATGCTCATGGCAGGATTTATTTGCCCTACCTGCAAAACTGGAGCCAT CCTAAATCAACTATTGTTGGATTAATCAAGGAAATGATTGCAAAATTTGAGGAAGAGCTCCCACTGTATTCATTGTCATCTTCTGACGCAGCCAGGCAATCAGAACTTCTCTCCTACATTGCAAAGATTACTGAAG ATTTTCTGACCCTGGTATATATTCATGCCTGTAGCAGTAGCAAAG GAGAAACTGACACGAAATCAAAGAGTAAAACTGGTGGAGACAAAAATGAAGGGCGTTTCAACAAAATCACTGTGGTTGGAGCTGGAGATCTTGGCATTGCCTGTGTGCTAGCGGTTGCAGCAAAG GGTGTTGCAGACAAGGTGGTTCTTCTGGATCTTTCTGAAGGTGCAGCAAAAGGTGGAACCATGGACTTGGAGATCTTTGCTCTGCCAAATGTGGAGATCAGCAAAG atttttctgcttcagctgaTTCGAAAGTTGTGGTGCTCACGGTTAACTCTCTGGGTGATGCTCAGACTTACCTTGATGTCATACAGAGCAATGTGGACTTGTTCAGGGGAATTATCCCAGCAGTATCACGCTACAGTCAGAACTCTGTTCTGCTTGTTGCTTCCCATCCAG TTGAAGTAATGACGTATGTGTCATGGAAGCTCAGTGCATTTCCCAAAAGTAGAGTTATTGGAGTAGGTGGCAATCTGGATACCGAGAGATTTCAGTATATACTCGCAAACCTTTTGCAAGCACAGGCACTGGGAAAAGATGCTTGGATTGTTGGTGAACAAGGGGAAGACAAAG TACTCTCATGGACCAGTTGTAACTCACATGCAAATCAAACTGAAACAATGGCTGCTCataattcaaaggaaaaagtgGCTAACAG AGCTATGGAAATCCTAAAGGGAAAAGGTCAGAGATCTTGGTCTGTTGGGCTCTCGGTTGCTGATTTGACTGACAGTATactgaaagataaaagaaagGTTCATTCTGTATCCACCCTGGCAAAG GGATGTTGCAATATAAACagtgaagtatttttaagtCTTCCATGTATTCTTGGAACCAGTGGAGTGATTGAAGTGGTCAAACTAGAAGAAGATCCATTAGTGCAAGAGaaactgcagagcagtgcaggaTCAATTCATgaccttcagcagcagctcaaaCT taTAAGTACAGAGACCTCACTGTGCAGGAGACGACCAGCGTTATTACTCAGTACAAGGACCTCAAACCTGTTATGGATTCATATG TTTTTAACGACGGCTCATCTAGAGAGCTGA